The sequence CCCACGGCTCGGCGCGATTCACCGCGCCGTATTCGAAGGTCCGCCCGACCATCGAGCTGAAGCCGCGGTGCTGGATCCAGAACGCGTTCTCCAAATCGGTCTGCAGGTACTGCATGTTGTGGTCGTTCTCGATGACCGACACGATCGTCTGATAGCCGTTGGCCATGTGCCGCAACTCATCTGACTGGATCGACAGGAAGACGGTGGGGGTGACCTCGTCGCCGTTGGCCGCCGCCCATTCGGTCATGGCCACCACAAGCGGGTTGGTGAAGCACGCCTCGGCGACCATCTGCAGGTTCAGCGAGATGAGCACCGGGTCGCCGGAGACGAACGTCTCGCACGCCTGCTGGCGATTGCTCCAGAACAACGGGTTGCCGTGCCGGTGCCCGCGCGAACCGGTGAAGCCGGCCGGGTCGTAGTACTGGGACGCGAAGTACTTCTTCAGGTAGCCAAGCTGATTCGTGTGCCGCACCTCGTCCTCGACCTGCGCGACGTAGCCGTTGCGCTGCTCGGGCGAGACCACCGCGTCCAACAGCATGGCCGAACCGCCGATCGACGAGTACTCGCCCAGCTCGAGGAACGTGGTGACGAACTTCATCGCCTCGGCCCACCGCGGCTCGATCCGGCCGCCCGCCTGCAGCCGCGCCAGGCTGTCCAACAGCGAGCCGTACTGCCGGTCGTCCTTTTCGGTCTCCATCCGGCAGTACTCGCCGACGATCAGCTTGAACTGTTCCCGCGTTCCGCCGTCGAACTCGTACTTGGTCGGGTATTTCGACCGGCCGTCGGGGACCTCCCATCCCATGTCCTGAATCCAGCGGTGCACGTCTTGCGCGCCCACCTTGATCTCACGCTGGGTGGGCGCCCGAAATCCACCCGGAATGACAGTCATCAACGCTCCTAGCTCGCGACGGCGAAACAACCAGGGCGACGTTAGGCAGCAAAGGGCGGCGCAGAAATCGTTTGATTCGCCGTGAACCGAACCGCCCGTCCGGGTCGAGCGTCCGGCGCCGATGCGCGACAATGCGCGGCCGCGTTGCGTGGCGGGTCAGTCCTACCCGGGAAACGCAAAATCGCCCAATTTCAAAATTGGGCGATTTTACGTCTGCTCGCGCTGGAGGCTACTTGGCCTTCTCGAGGATCTCGACCAGACGCCAGCGCTTGGTGGCCGACAGCGGCCGGGTCTCCATCAACGAGACACGGTCGCCGACACCGGCGTCGCCGTGTTCGTCGTGCGCCTTGACCTTCTTGGTGGTGCGGATGATCTTGCCGTAGAGCGGGTGGCTCTTACGGTCCTCAAGCTCGACCACGATCGTCTTCTGCATCTTGTCGCTGACCACGTAGCCGATCGCGGTCTTGCGGCGGCCGCGCGGCTTGTCGGCCCGCGGAGTGTGCTTGGGCCCCTTGGGCGTTGCCTGGTCTTGCTTGGAAGCCATCACGAATCCTCACTTACGGGCCCGGACGCCAGGCCCAACTCACGTTCGCGTAGCACGGTGTAGACCCGCGCGATCTCCTGACGCACCGTGCGAAGCCGGCGGTTGTTGCTCAGCTGCCCGGTGGCCATCTGGAAGCGCAGGTTGAACAGCTCTTCCTTGGACTCGCGCAGCCGGTCCTTGAGTTCGTCGTCGGTCAGCTCGCGCAGTTCGCCCGGTGTCACTCCCACTGCCATCAGAAGTGCTCCTCTCGGGTAACGATGCGTGCCTTGATCGGCAACTTGTGGATCGCGCGAGTAAGTGCGGCTCGCGCGGTTTCTTCGTCGGGGTAGCTCAGCTCGAACAGCACCCGGCCCGGCTTGACGTTGGCCACCCACCACTCCGGTGAACCCTTACCCGAACCCATCCGGGTCTCGGCGGGCTTCTTGGTCAGCGGGCGGTCCGGGAAGATGTTGATCCACACCTTGCCGCCACGCTTGATGTGCCGGTTGATGGCGATACGAGCGGACTCGATCTGCCGGTTGGTGATGTAGGCGTGCTCCAGCGCCTGGATGCCGTAGTCACCGAAGCTCACCGTGGTGCCACCGCTGGCGAGGCCGCGTTGGCGTGGGTGATGTTGCTTGCGGTGCTTGACCTTACGAGGGATCAGCATTGTCAGCTCTCCGTGTTCTCAGTCGTCGTCTCCGCGGCGGCACCGGCAGCGGCCGAGGTGCCTGCCGCCGAAGCCGGAGCTTCGGTGACGGCGGGCGCGGCTTCGGCGCCGGAGGCGGCACGGCCGGCTTCGGTGCCCGTGGCGGTGGTGCCCGACGCACCGCTGCGGCGCGGCCGGGTGCCCGACGGGCGCTCACGACGCGGCCGCTCCGACGGCGGGGCCACCGCCAGCTCACGCTTGCCGCCGACGATGTCGCCCTTGTAGATCCACACCTTCACGCCGATGCGGCCGAACGTCGTCCTTGCCTCGTACAGGCCGTAATCGATGTCGGCGCGCAGCGTGTGCAGCGGCACCCGGCCTTCGCGGTAGAACTCCGACCGGCTCATCTCGGCGCCGCCGAGGCGGCCCGAACACTGCACGCGGATGCCCTTGACGTTGGGCTGGCGCATCGCGGACTGGATCGCCTTACGCATGGCGCGACGGAACGCGACACGGTTGCTCAACTGCTCGGCGACGCCCTGGGCCACCAACTGCGCCACCGACTCCGGGCTCTTCACCTCGAGGATGTTCAGCTGCACCTGCTTGCCGGTCAGCTTCTCCAGATCGGCGCGGATGCGGTCGGCCTCGGTGCCGCGGCGGCCGATCACGATGCCCGGCCGTGCGGTGTGGATGTCCACGCGCACCCGGTCGCGGGTCCGCTCGATCTCCACGTCGGCGATACCCGCACGCTCCAAGCCGGTGGCCAACAGCCGACGGATCGCGACGTCTTCCTTGACGTAGTCCTTGTACTGCTTGTCTGCATACCACCGGGACTTCCAGCCGGTGGTGATACCGAGCCGGAAGCCGTGGGGATTGATTTTCTGGCCCACTACTCCGAGCCCTCCTTCGCTTCGGACGCTTCAGCAGTCTTCTTCGCGGCGGCCTTCTTGGCCGGCGCCTTCTCCGCGCTGGCCTTCTTGGCCGGCGCCTTCTCCGCGCTGGCCTTCTTGGCCGGTGCCTTCTCCGCGCTGGCCTTCTTGGCCGGCGCCTTCTCCGCGCTGGCCTTCTTCGCAGGTGCCTTCTTGGCGGCGGCGGCCTTGCTGGCCTGCGCCCGGCG comes from Mycolicibacterium pulveris and encodes:
- a CDS encoding ferritin family protein; this encodes MTVIPGGFRAPTQREIKVGAQDVHRWIQDMGWEVPDGRSKYPTKYEFDGGTREQFKLIVGEYCRMETEKDDRQYGSLLDSLARLQAGGRIEPRWAEAMKFVTTFLELGEYSSIGGSAMLLDAVVSPEQRNGYVAQVEDEVRHTNQLGYLKKYFASQYYDPAGFTGSRGHRHGNPLFWSNRQQACETFVSGDPVLISLNLQMVAEACFTNPLVVAMTEWAAANGDEVTPTVFLSIQSDELRHMANGYQTIVSVIENDHNMQYLQTDLENAFWIQHRGFSSMVGRTFEYGAVNRAEPWAQTWNNWVIEDWGGIWMGRFSKFGLEAPKNLADASRDAYWAHHDAFAVAYALWPFIGYRIELPNDTDKEWFERHYPGWYSSIGRIFDRWREIGVENPANRTSPIEHLIELGKVLHICRVCQSPLLGLTPQAPQSTGSVQRRIIEYGGRKHALCSDWCERMYLQEPERYTGQNFLEIFDGWELSEIIRATGGVRSDGRTLVAQPHLMSDWLWTIDDLAATRIVVRDPHVAGVSFEKG
- the rpsQ gene encoding 30S ribosomal protein S17, yielding MASKQDQATPKGPKHTPRADKPRGRRKTAIGYVVSDKMQKTIVVELEDRKSHPLYGKIIRTTKKVKAHDEHGDAGVGDRVSLMETRPLSATKRWRLVEILEKAK
- the rpmC gene encoding 50S ribosomal protein L29, whose translation is MAVGVTPGELRELTDDELKDRLRESKEELFNLRFQMATGQLSNNRRLRTVRQEIARVYTVLRERELGLASGPVSEDS
- the rplP gene encoding 50S ribosomal protein L16; this encodes MLIPRKVKHRKQHHPRQRGLASGGTTVSFGDYGIQALEHAYITNRQIESARIAINRHIKRGGKVWINIFPDRPLTKKPAETRMGSGKGSPEWWVANVKPGRVLFELSYPDEETARAALTRAIHKLPIKARIVTREEHF
- the rpsC gene encoding 30S ribosomal protein S3, giving the protein MGQKINPHGFRLGITTGWKSRWYADKQYKDYVKEDVAIRRLLATGLERAGIADVEIERTRDRVRVDIHTARPGIVIGRRGTEADRIRADLEKLTGKQVQLNILEVKSPESVAQLVAQGVAEQLSNRVAFRRAMRKAIQSAMRQPNVKGIRVQCSGRLGGAEMSRSEFYREGRVPLHTLRADIDYGLYEARTTFGRIGVKVWIYKGDIVGGKRELAVAPPSERPRRERPSGTRPRRSGASGTTATGTEAGRAASGAEAAPAVTEAPASAAGTSAAAGAAAETTTENTES